DNA sequence from the Nicotiana tomentosiformis chromosome 3, ASM39032v3, whole genome shotgun sequence genome:
gaatctccctttctactggctcttcttccagagggtaatcttcatgagtttcctcctctgcttcttgtgtaggaaaaataaattttccctcaaactccacctgctttgatgcaccaccagtttgtttgacatctttcAACTGTCATCTTATTTGTTATggtagattcatcaaaggtaacatctctgctgaatataatattccttgtctctggacaccataagcggtatcctttgactccagaagtaatccccataaatatagccttctttgctctcggatccaattttgactctttcacatgatagtatgcaattgagccaaacacgtgcaaagaatcataatctacagcaggttttccataccatttttcaaatggtgtcttgccatcaatagcagcagatggtagacgattaatgaggtggcatgcatatgtaattgcctcagcccaaaattctttgcccaagccagcattggacaacatacaccgtaccttctccagtaaagtccggttcatacgttctgccactccattctgttgtggtgtatttctgacagtgaagtgtcggacgatgccatcattttcacagaccttattgaaatgatcatttttgtattcacctccattgtctgtgcgaatacacttgatcctcctgcctgtttgattctccaccatcgttttccatttgagaaaaattcccaacacttcatctttcctcttcattgtatacacccacactcttcgggaaaaatcatcaacaaaggttacaaaatagtgcttcccacccaatgaaggtgttttggaagcaccccaaacatcagagtgtacataatccaaaatgcctttagtattatggatcgctataccaaatttaacccttgtctgtttccctttgacacaatgctcgcaaaactccaagttgcaagtctttacgccttttaacaatccttgattagataaagctttcaaggattttcctccagcatgtcccaagcgcatgtgccatagcctggttgcttctgcctctttgtcatcactggatgtcactgttgctgtcccaataactgtgctaccacgatagcagtacatgttattgttcttccgattggccttcattaccactagtgcaccggagcatattctcatcactccattttctgcaatgattttgaacccttttgattctagggctcccacagagatgagattcttcttcaaacccggtacatatcgaacatctgttaatgttctgatcattccatcatggctccttaatcttattgaaccaatgccatatgaggtaagagggctgttatccgctgtgtggatgactccatattctccttcttgaaaattcacgaaccagtccttgttgggacacatatggtagctacaagccgagtccatcaaccatatgtctgatgatgttgataactctgttgtaactaatgagaagtctgaatcatcacaatcagctacatttgaatccataatggcctttccattgttatgtctggccttattcttcaacttcggacagtctttcttccagtgccccttttctcgacaaaaggcacattcatctttgctgggtctagatctcgacttggatcttcccttcttagtcctcgtttgattttgaggacgacccctcacaattagtgcttcttcttctccgcccttctgtttttctccctttctttgttcatagctgtacaaagctgaacaaacttctctgagagaaatttcgtcatttccatggagtagagtagtttcaaggtgctcgtactcattaggaagtgaccccaataacatcaaggccaagtcaccatcatcaaaagttgcatccatattttgcaaatctgtgaccaacttattgaaactggtgatatgttcattcattgtggtaccaggaacataggtaaagcgaaacagtctcttcttcatgtacaatttattttgactgtttttcttcaaaaatttatcctccagtgctttccataatttacttgcagaagtttcctttgtgtatggatatttctgctctctagcaaggtaggatcgaatggtaccgcaagcaacacgattgataattttccaatcttcttctccaataacatctggcttcttttcttcaatggcaagatctagcccttgttgaaaaagaacatctagaacctcgccttgccacatcccaaaatgtcctgacccgtcaaaaatttctaccgcaaatttcgcatttgacacaattcttgtcataagcgaagatgccaacgatgacgtattattgacacttgatgtagattcttcttgtttactgtctcccattttgacacaaatattatttagtagctgacgacacaaatcaagattatttcctttctggtgtggaagatcagactaagctgcaaccacagagcatactcagatagaaccttgactcagttaccaagatagatcttttctgatgtggaagatcagactatgctgcaaccacagagcatacttagacagtaccttggctctgataccaattgttaccaattgttgcggaagccaaatgtatatagtgtgaatgagtcacaactactataccaaaaattatgacaaccactaaataataaacaagacaataagacaacaataaaagaacaccagaatttacgaggttcggccaattttgcctacttcctcggacacaatcaatattttattccactccaaaattacaagtgaaataatactaaagagagaagatacaaatgccttaagaagataaaaggcaaatgagaggtgtatttaaatcctaaacattaggcctccttttatagggtgaaattctcattcaaaattgtcatccaccgatgtggtacttttgccaatttcaacaaatctccaccttggcaaaattccacatcttcaattttctctcaataacaaattttggttgtgtcttcatcttcaatctttagtgttcaccTTTCTGTTCTTTCCATGGGCTTATAGGTGAATGAATTGCATTAAAGGTAAGTCCTCTCAATTTCAGCATCGTATTTCCTTTTTCCGATTATCTTTTTGGTTGGGTCTACAAGGGTCAAAAAACCTCAAATAAAAACTACACTTGTCCCTAGTAGCAATCTAAGCTCGAAAGATAGTTAGGATAAAAAGGGAGTATGCCGTTAGCGATAAGACTCCTGAATTGGTCCAATAGGTACTTTATTGTTGGAATTAGCTATATATGCTGACCATGTAATAAATTATTTACACCATTAGTGTAATTTAActggagccttggagcaacggtaaggATATTTCCGTGTGACTTATAGGTCACGGGTCCGAACTGTGCAAGTAGCCACTGATGCTTATGCTAGGATGTCTATATTATATCTTTGGGATGCGTCCTTGCGTGTGTGCGGGATGCATTGATTGTTATCAGGTTAAATAGAGTACTTGTAATTGATTTAAATGACCTAGTCTTGTAAATATTTTCTATAGAACTTAAATTCTTAATTGTTACcattagcttttcttttctttttctattcacCGTTAGCTTTTTACTCATTAGCAAAAAGTTTTGGATAGCTTAATACTCTGCGTCTGCTCtaaatttgtactaccagtcacgGTTATTAGGACGAACACTTCAAATCAATCTGCGGAAGAGCTCAACTGGCAATTTTAGAGTGGGGTTATACATGCAGTATAGCTAGTTCCATTCTAATTACTCAAGTAAAAAGGGCTTCATATAGTATATGTTTTCTTTTGCAGCCACCTATGACCTAACAGTGGGATGAGAAAAGTTAGTGTTAGTGTTAGTGTATGTGTCAAGGGGTATTCAGATAGCCCAATTTGGCAACCATGACCAAACAAAACGAGGCAGTAGGCACGCGCATGTCGAGAAGAATTGGTTTGGCTAGCACTAAGAATAATCTATATAGCAAGTTGCACGTACACATATCACGTCCGTCTTTTCCTTTATTCAAGTTTTATTTATGAACCCACATAAGTTAGACCGTTTGGATGAACTTATTTTATGTGACTTTTAAGCCAAAATAGCTTTTAAGTCATAAATTATGAATTCTAGCTTTTGTTTTTTGGCttgtttttgtcattttagcttaaaaacaatgcttaaaagcactttttactTTATTCAAACACTACAGAATGATTTAAAAACTATTTTGGCTTAAAAACACTTAAAATAAGTCAATCAAAACGGGCTCTTAGTCTGGTAGAGGGCTCACTAGGTACACATTTGGACAATATTTAGTTAAAGTTGAAACAAAGGAGTATTTGTATTTTGTAGTTAAATAGTTGAGGAAAAATGACGCTGGATAGCCGATATAAAAATAATAgctgaaaaatatataaaatttgtatatgtatacattctgtatgttatatacaagttttatatactttttcggctaccatatgtaaatagtttctgacacgagctaaaagtgataatacccttAAAGTTGAACGACTATTTGAAAGGTTATCATATCTTTTCTTCTTTCCATTAGGCGACACAAAGAAATAAATTTACTGAGATGAACTTTTTATTTGAGGTTAAAATTGACTAGGACACCATGATATTCTCTTCTTTCACTTTTTACTTGAAAATAAAgaatttttcaagtaaaaataaTAGTATCAGAACAAAACTAGACTTATAGAAAGATTTGACTGTACATGCTACTCTCCTTGACTTCTACTACCTACGTGAAATTAATCCATCCACTTTTACCaacaactatacctcaaaatgacTATGTAAGAGTGTACGAGTTAACTGTCTTAGCCGAGTAAGATGAATTGTCATACAACTAGCCGTTTGCTCGAGCAATAAAATTTTGTCTCAACATGTTATTTACTTGGACGTGAGAAAGTAACCTCTCAAAACAGGGAAGATAGACATCATTACTAGACTATATATGAACAAAACTTAAAGTAGGCAGCAGATATATATTGATAACGTGTAATTTCATTAGTTGTGAAAGCTGCATGTAAATAATCTGATAATATAATTTTTTCTTATACAATTAGTGTATAGAAATTAAAAGTTGATCGGTTATTACTCCGGAAAAGTGCATGATCTCCTTTAGATGATAATAATATGATATGACCTAGCAATGAAGGCAGCTCGACATATGTATAGCTAGTTGGAGAAAATAAACAATCCCAAAGTTACCACGTCACCCCAAATCAAGGAATTAAAACCCCACGAGCATTTGTTTTTTAATGTCCTGAAAACACTCCCCCACCAGCCTTTTCTTGCCCCCACTTTACAgtaaagctaaagcaagaaatttttcaaaataaagaagAATAAGTACACATATAATTGAACGATCGATGGAAGAGCTAGCTAGAGaggaaaacaaaaaaataaaacctcaaagCTAGTCAACCCCACAAGTAAGAAATACTactaagtaaatatatatttgaaAGGGACATATTGGTTTCTTCTACCTCTTCTGAGAAAAGCAAATAGAGACCTGAAAGCTTCAACTAAGTTTCGTTTTGGTGCTCACACAAGGAAAGAAGACAGACAAAGCTAGCTACTCATATGTAAAGCTagctaaaaagaaagaaagaaagaaagataggaTTTTTTTTCCCCTTAAATATTAAGATGTGTTTCTAGCTACAATAATCAGTAGTAGGTAACTGATGGCTGGAAATCCTACAAATAACTGGTGGAGCATGATGATGAACGGAAGCATGCATCCCAATCATGAATCTCAgcacttttcttcttcttcttcttcttcttcttcgtcgtcGTCTCAGCTTTTTTATGGatcttctaattttttggctgataTTAATATTCCAAGCCAAGATTTCCCTCGCTCATGGAGCCAGCTACTTCTGTAAATACTCTTTAACTCTTTTGGTTTTTCTTGGTTGTTATAGCCAGTTTAATTtgtgtacaacaacaacaaccacagtGAAATGAGGTCTGGGAGGATGATGTGTACTCATGCCTTATTCTTACCTTGTGACGGTAGAAAAACAATCAGTTTAATTTGTGTAGAGGGTTTAAATATGTTACCCTAAACATTTGTAGTCTTTGTATTTACCATGTTATTTGTTATCAAACTTCAAAGACTAAAAAGTTTTGTAGTGCGAAATAAAGAGTCTTTCTTTGCCAATTACTTTTGGATTTCCAAAGAACTTCCATGGTATGAGTTTTGAGTTTTTTAATAGATAGATATAGACATCATGAAAACCAGTTTTTACTTATACTTTCTTTTCGTTTCCTTCTTTTATGACCAGAGCTTAGAGAAGGACGAGATAAAAGGACCCTATAAAAAATGTGGTAAAAAAATCCGTAATAAAGTCTAACCACACGGCAAAATTAAACAACTTCATGTATAAGCATTCTAAATTACCTAGAAGATAAGATTGAAAAATCATCGTCACAAACTACCTCCCTAACTATTTCTGTTGTACTTGATCATTTTATGTGGATTATGTGTTAATCCAAGTCATGAGTGTGGTGTTTTGACTTGGTgaaactttaatttttttccttcttattttgtCCCTATTTAAATTGCAGGTCTGGATTATCGGGTGAACAAGAAAAGTCTGGTATGAGTCATTTTCATCAGTACAAGAAGCTGCAGGAGAAGTGGGAAGAAGTCCAAAGTTTGAATCCCATCAATCCATCATCTTCTAGTTTTAGGGTTCCTGTTGTTGATGTAAAACCACAAGTAGTGGGCCAAGTATTGTACAGTAATTACCAAGATTTGCCAGCAGCTTCATCACCAGCTAACTCTTGTGTTACCACAAATTTAAGCCAtgatattttgaatttttctgGTAATAAAATTACCAGTAAGGTGGAAGTCAAGCATCAACATCCAGACCATTCATCCGAGGTAAGAAAAGAAAGGGATAGATCTTTAACCAAATAACGGGTCAGATTCACTATTTGCTTTATATAatgattataaaaaaataatatccGTCCACTATTTTAGTTTAAATAGTTGGATGAGTGTTAATTTAGGTTATTTCGAAAAGTGGatttttcatctttatctttgcaTAAAGTCAATAAGTACATAAGTAACATTCCAAAAGGAAAAGGTAATTTTATGATAAATGCCAAATTACTCTATCATTAGCCAAACGAATTAATCATAAGAAAAGATGATTAATTCAGGTGTATTTACTCGCTTTGCTAGGTGTcactatttttctctttttagctCTCAAAGTATGTTTTGCTTaaccttttttttttactttgaaAGTGTAACAGCACACGCAGTGGAGGGGTAACAAAGAAGGCTAGAATTCAGCATTCCTCAGCTCAACCATCTCTCAAGGTAATATAATTCTCTATTAATTCCATATCCCCCATTAATCTTTAATTCTAATTCAAtgtaattatatattttgttgaaTAAGTCTCTTGCACCTGCTGATCAAGCAAGTCATTAAAAAGCCATATTACTCGGACTTTCAAAAATATGTTACCGTATCCGTGTTGTATTCTCCAAAAATACTGAAGGATTCGACACGAACCATTTTTTAATAGCTCTGAGCAACATATAGCTGAAAACTATGCATGAAGAGTTCATGAAGTCctcactaatatatatatatagtttaatttgtttatatatatatattctaagcTGCAGGTAAGAAAAGAGAAGCTAGGGGATAGGATAACAGCACTCCACCAACTTGTTTCTCCATTTGGAAAGGTAAAGTAAATTAAACTTAGTACAGTCTCTTAATTTGTGCTACTTAGCTCGATCTCTCATAGCAAGGAATATAATAGACTAATTATGTAGAGTCAATTTAGTAGTGCTGACAGTTTATGATGAAACCCATAAAAGGAGATTACAGAAACAGATTTTAATCTTTCACTTTTGCTTTAATATATATACCCATGAAGCATTGTCTTTAAAGTTATCTTCAGAAAAAGATCTgacaaaaaaagaaattaaagagAATGATCAATAAAAGAAAGTCATAGTTATACATTTATAATATTTACGCCGAGTTTGGATTAATGCTAAGGCATGGAATATGCATGTTTACTCTTTTGCAGACTGACACAGCCTCCGTCTTGTCAGAAGCTATTGGCTACATCAGATTCCTTCAGGGTCAAATTCAGGTCTCTCCTCTTCTATTTCTTAACCTACTTTCCATATATATACGATTTGTCGGAGGCGGATCTAATATTAAAAAAGTATTAAGTGAGAATCAATATCATTCAACATTTGTGGAGGATGGATGTCAACATATAATATTAGATCAATTCTATAAAATACATATTTAAAATATCTGGTTTGACAGAAAGATCGTGAGTTCACGTATATTTATGGATTCTACAATTCACACGAAGTATCATATTTCATTAAGTTCTTTACGGATGCGAGAATCAAGATATTCGTTCCGAGAGTCATTTATTTTCACGCAAAAATTCTAAGTATCCTCAAATTAGAGAAGGAAAAAAATTATCGCTGCTATGAAACTACttcctctattttattttatttatagtatGACATTATTtccttttatatttttgtattttaaaattctttaattttaaactttttattttatatcttataTAGCCATAAAATATTATGACGCGTATGAAATCACAAGTTCTTAGGACACATTCCGTATGAGCTTATAAAAgtctttttattttctcaattttatatataatcaaaCATTGTCCTATAAAATGAAACGAAATGTATAGTTTCTTTTTTCAACAGCTTTtttggttaattttttttttctgttcgTGCACTACATATGCAGGCATTGAGCTCTCCATACATGGGCAATGTAGCAGGAAGCATGGGTCACACTCACCAACAATCTGTGAGTATATAtatcgatctcatgagttgtTTGTTTTCTTCACATTTTCCAATGAACGACCAAGATTATATTCCCTCTTCTCTTTCACATCCATCATACACGTGCATGTCACACTAATCATATATTGGATTAATTTGATATTAATGAATAACAATTTTCTACCATGATTCAAGAAAAATACTATAGTTGTTTATTATCCAACGAATTTGATCATGTGGCTGCTTTATTGGATCCCTCGCCAAAAAGCAAGCTTTGAGATGCTTTGCGTTAGTGTCAAAATTTCCTTTTCAAAAAGAAATTGTCCTAAGGTGCGAAAGTTGCCAACTTTATGAATTCAAACAATTATTGAAGTTCTTGAACGACATGATCTCTTTGAAAAAAATTGTTATTTGTTCATAGAATTTGATCAGTTTgtaaaaaaattgaaataaaatttcAAGTATCCAAAAACTGATTTAGGGCAATTTTTGGATAACAATTTTTCTTCCACTCATAAAATTTTAATTGTTTTTGAAATAAAATGAATATCAAAACacaaattcaactttcaaaaactattttttaacATAACTTTGAAAAATtcttttttcaagttttaattaaaTCTATATCCAAACGTTAGCTTGTTCTGCTCAAGAAACGAGTGATGAAAATTTTAAATGAGTCCCTTTTATTCATATAGAAGTACTAATAATTTAGCTAGTTATCAGCActaataacaacaattatcaaatAGCTTCATTTTTTTTCCGGCAACTATTAAATCTCCTTCAAATTTTTCATAGTTAtatgattttgaaataaattttgtaGGATTCTCAGCATAGAGCCAAGGATTTGAGGAGTAGAGGGCTGTGCTTGGCTCCTATATCTTGCACACAACATGTTGGAAATGACATTGTTGCCGATTACTGGGCTCCAGCACTAGGTGGAGGATATTTATAAGATCAAATTATGTTGATCGGACTCTCTAAAATACTGTCGCACTCCGGATATTTCAATACGTATTACTTTTGAAGGATCCGTAAGATATCTAGCGACAATTTAAAGAGACTTGCGCAACATAGATCACAAGTCAAATTAAAGTTAATGATGATGAAGTGATGATATGATGAAATATATGATATAACATCAGAAGCAGTCACTCTCAATATATGCTGCTGAAGTCAGGGCTGACTGTTGCTGATGCTATATATTTGCCTTTCTAGCTAAGTATTTAGGAACAATGATAAAGTGGTATTTTATGGTCAATGCCAATATGatcattttatttcatgaataatTATAAACAGTACTATAAGCTAGCTTGCAAGTGTTGTATATGTACTTTGAATTCAATTGCTAGATTCAAGAATATTGATCTTTCTTCTTCAAGCAACACACTAAACCTACTATTTTTGAGTTCCATACAGCTTCCAAGCTAACCTACGCAAATATCTAAGTGTATCTACAATGAATTAAACAAAAATGCATACGCTGCCAGTTAAAATGCTTTATATATCTTAGACTAAGCGAGTATAGGTGTTATTAATTGAGTTctgaattttatttttgtacatattttgAATGAATTTCTTAATACATAGATCGAACTCGTATTTCGGCTTTTAGCTCCGCCCATGCTTCTTGTTCCCAATCCATTCACAGTATTAGGGACAAGTTGCAATTCTTACATGATGTAATTAATCAtcaaaattttgtgaaaaaagAAAGCATTTTCCTTTTGCTTATAATATTAAAAAGAGATGTAcaccaacatatatatatatatatatatatatatatatatatatatatatatatatatataatatgtggCATCCAAGGGTACTGCTTAATAGTAGGTTGAAAATCATGAGGAATTAAGTTCAGCGTAGAAAAAATATCAGTTGATTTCTAATTCTCATTTGTCCAAGTTAAGTTTTAATGAAAATTACCGATATCTGTGATATCCAGGTGTATGTACACAAATGGTTCCGGACACCACAAATATATAATACAAAAGTTTACTACTATGTGGTACGAAAAAGgtgtggggggggggagggggaatcTATCCTAGACAGGCTAGACTACTGAGTACTGAGTGTGGGATATGCATAGGTCATTCCACAATCGTTTTCCACTAACAAAGAGAAAAtgatttaaaaaagaaaaggaatgcaAAAAGTGAAGGGACTATCGGTAATGTCCATAATGTCCAACAAACAGCAAAATTTATAAATGTGGCTAAACACAGGTCAATACAATCATCAAGTCATGATCATGCTAAAATATCACAAAGGAAGAAAATAGTATCATTATGTTGTCTACTTGTGCTTTATTAAAAGTGTTattagtatatatttatatatgttaattGTTTTTCTTTGGGAGTGGCTGGACGGCCAAGTTCTATAATCTTACATTCAATAGAATATAGTTTAATTTGGTTTCTATATTAAAAATGTGGAGCTTTTGCTCATGATTTGCATTATGTTTATTCTGATCGGATATTCCAAGAACATCCATTAGCATGTTAATGATGGCGCTTAACTCCGTTTATCACATCACCAGCTCAGCTAAGGGGTGTCAAAATTAGCCCAAAAGAACATGACCCCCCAAGTTTAAGCACGTCAACGACTCGcctatttttttgaaatttttaccTAGCTATACTATGTTAGAAATTTATTTACTACTATAATTTAGATTCCTTGTTAATTACtttatatatctatatttattagttttatacaaaatcataaaataaaaaaataaaaaaaatgcaaCATACCTTAAATATAGCATATCACTTACACATAATCCCCCTACATTTAAGATTCTCTTCCTTTTCCAAAGGATTATAAAAACATCTTCTCTCTTCCTTTAACAATTACCCAAATTTGTACTTACCCACCGTAAGAGTTCTCCCTTACCCACTTATACCCAAAATCTTTCTAACCCAAAAATCTCGCTTACTCACTCATCTTCCAAAGCTTTTGATATCCGATTTCTCTCTTTCAATCATCTACTGTTATCCCCTCAAAATTGCAGATTATTTCCTCTTCTGAAGCTTTTGATATCCGATTTCTCTCTTTCAATCATCCAaaatctctttcttttttttatacAATACAGAAGAAATTCAAAATTTTGCTCCACAATTAAGTTGTGGGTAAGTTGTggatacaatactaatacaattataatactaatatatttaatttttagTGTAGAGTTGTGATTGAAACTTGAGGACGATGAAGATCATAATTGTATCATAATTTTTTAGAAAATATATCGggattgtattataattgtatatgtATCATAATTTGTTAGAGAAATTGTATTACAAATGTATGATTGTTGTGTATTCATTGTATATTGTTACGAGCAGTTGTGAATTCGTGACGAATTTCACAATTTGTATCACAAATATGATAACTGTATATTAATTTATTAGTATTGTATCAGGTATTATTTTGGGTATTAATGTACCCGATACAAGTTAGATACAATTGTGATACATGTTGATACATTTATGTTTTAGGCATTGATGTATCTGATACAATTCAACTACAATTATGATATAGTTATCATACAATTTCtgaatattttttaa
Encoded proteins:
- the LOC104118503 gene encoding transcription factor bHLH68-like isoform X1, yielding MAGNPTNNWWSMMMNGSMHPNHESQHFSSSSSSSSSSSSQLFYGSSNFLADINIPSQDFPRSWSQLLLSGLSGEQEKSGMSHFHQYKKLQEKWEEVQSLNPINPSSSSFRVPVVDVKPQVVGQVLYSNYQDLPAASSPANSCVTTNLSHDILNFSGNKITSKVEVKHQHPDHSSECNSTRSGGVTKKARIQHSSAQPSLKLQVRKEKLGDRITALHQLVSPFGKTDTASVLSEAIGYIRFLQGQIQALSSPYMGNVAGSMGHTHQQSDSQHRAKDLRSRGLCLAPISCTQHVGNDIVADYWAPALGGGYL
- the LOC104118503 gene encoding transcription factor bHLH68-like isoform X2, with protein sequence MAGNPTNNWWSMMMNGSMHPNHESQHFSSSSSSSSSSSSQLFYGSSNFLADINIPSQDFPRSWSQLLLSGLSGEQEKSGMSHFHQYKKLQEKWEEVQSLNPINPSSSSFRVPVVDVKPQVVGQVLYSNYQDLPAASSPANSCVTTNLSHDILNFSGNKITSKVEVKHQHPDHSSECNSTRSGGVTKKARIQHSSAQPSLKVRKEKLGDRITALHQLVSPFGKTDTASVLSEAIGYIRFLQGQIQALSSPYMGNVAGSMGHTHQQSDSQHRAKDLRSRGLCLAPISCTQHVGNDIVADYWAPALGGGYL